Part of the Sulfurimonas denitrificans DSM 1251 genome is shown below.
CTTTGCAGATGTAGCGTCCAAAGAGCACCATTCCTTGATGAAGTGTGCGGAGGTTGTTTTTAAATTTTTTAACAAGTGTTGCTTCAGTTTTTGATGCAGTTGCATCACTGCTAAGACCTAATCTGTGAGAGACTCTAAAGACATGAGTATCAACAGCCATCAAATTTGCCCCAGTGTACTCTATCATAACAACATTGGCTGTTTTTTGCCCTACACCGCTAAGTGTAATTAACTCTTTCTCATCCATTGGAATATTGCCGCCGTAAACATCTTCTACTCTTTTTGCCATTTCTATGATATTTTTTGCTTTATTGTTGAAAAATGAACAACTGTTAATAATATTTTTAACATCTTCTATATCTGCAATTGCCAATGATTTTGTGTCTGGATATCTCTTAAAAAGAGCAGGAGTTATAAGATTTACTCTTTTATCTGTGCATTGAGCAGAGAGCGATACGGCAACAACTAGCTCATAGGCATTTTTATAATCAAGCTCGGTTACAGCTTCACTATAGTTATCAATAAAGAGTTGATGAATCTCTTTAATCTCTTCTTTTGTAGCTTTTTTCATAAAAGAATTATATATAAAATAGTCTTGTTTAATAATCATTAGCATTAACAAACTAAAATTTTTCTAATTTATCAAGGAAGTGCAATGAAATCAGTAACAAAATTAGTATCGTCTTTAGCCCTTTTATCTGCAATATCACTATCAGCGCAAACGTTAGTTAGTGTAAATGGCACAGAAATCACTCAGCAAGATGTTGACAAAGAGCTTATGGCAGCAACACAAGGAAGATTCAACCAAGTTCCAGCAGAGAAACAGGCTGAATTTAGAAAACAGGTATTAGAGCAATTAGTAGCAAAAGAGTTAGTTTATGATGATGCAAAAAAAACAGGTGTTCTAACATCTCCTGAGTACAAAGAGAAGTATGAAGAGGTAACACAAAGAATTCAAAAAGAGATAGC
Proteins encoded:
- the nth gene encoding endonuclease III, encoding MKKATKEEIKEIHQLFIDNYSEAVTELDYKNAYELVVAVSLSAQCTDKRVNLITPALFKRYPDTKSLAIADIEDVKNIINSCSFFNNKAKNIIEMAKRVEDVYGGNIPMDEKELITLSGVGQKTANVVMIEYTGANLMAVDTHVFRVSHRLGLSSDATASKTEATLVKKFKNNLRTLHQGMVLFGRYICKAKNPKCDECFLASYCKSKESFKV